A window from Variovorax sp. PBL-E5 encodes these proteins:
- a CDS encoding SpoVR family protein, with protein MNEKAREPLPSPSDWTFDLIERYHTEIARVAKGYGLDTYANQLEIITSEQMMDAYASVGMPVIYRHWSYGKQFIATEKNYRRGHMGLAYEIVINSDPCIAYLMEENTMAMQALVIAHAAYGHNSFFKGNYLFKMWTDASSIIDYLVYARTYIAECEERHGVSAVEDLLDSCHALMNHGVDRYRRPQKLSLGQEQVRREEREHHLQQQVNDLWRTLPRRAGRTTDEEAAAKRFPTEPQENLLYFIEKNAPLLEPWQREVVRIVRKVAQYFYPQRQTQVMNEGWATFWHYTLLNTLYDEGLLADGFMMEWLQSHTNVVFQPPIGHRAYSGINPYALGFAMYSDLRRICEKPTEEDRRWFPELADTNWVDSLHNAMRNFKDESFIGQFLSPKLMRDFRFFAIRDQESESELEVAAIHDDSGYRELRESLSRQYDLNHREPNIQVWSVNVRGDRSLTLRHTQHNNRPLHDDAQEVLKHVARLWGFEVHLESVDTQGRVSQRKSARPQIT; from the coding sequence ATGAACGAGAAAGCGAGGGAGCCGCTGCCCAGCCCCTCGGACTGGACATTCGACCTGATCGAGCGCTACCACACCGAGATCGCCCGCGTGGCCAAGGGCTACGGGCTGGACACCTACGCCAACCAGCTCGAGATCATCACCTCCGAGCAGATGATGGATGCCTATGCCTCCGTCGGCATGCCGGTGATCTACCGCCACTGGTCTTACGGCAAGCAGTTCATCGCCACCGAGAAGAACTACCGCCGTGGCCACATGGGCCTGGCCTACGAGATCGTGATCAATTCCGATCCGTGCATCGCCTACCTCATGGAAGAGAACACCATGGCGATGCAGGCCCTGGTGATCGCCCATGCGGCCTACGGTCACAACAGCTTCTTCAAGGGCAACTACCTGTTCAAGATGTGGACGGATGCCTCGTCCATCATCGATTACCTCGTCTATGCGCGCACCTACATCGCGGAATGCGAGGAGCGTCATGGCGTGTCGGCGGTCGAAGACCTGCTCGACTCCTGCCACGCGCTGATGAACCACGGCGTCGACCGCTACCGCCGTCCGCAGAAGCTCTCGCTCGGCCAGGAGCAGGTGCGCCGCGAGGAGCGCGAGCACCACCTCCAGCAGCAGGTCAACGACCTGTGGCGCACGCTGCCGCGCCGCGCCGGCCGCACGACCGACGAAGAGGCCGCCGCCAAGCGCTTTCCGACCGAGCCGCAGGAAAACCTGCTCTACTTCATCGAGAAAAACGCACCCTTGCTGGAACCCTGGCAACGCGAAGTGGTGCGCATCGTGCGCAAGGTGGCGCAGTATTTCTATCCGCAGCGCCAGACGCAGGTGATGAACGAGGGCTGGGCCACCTTCTGGCACTACACGCTGCTCAACACCCTCTATGACGAAGGCCTGCTGGCCGATGGCTTCATGATGGAGTGGCTGCAGTCGCATACCAACGTCGTCTTCCAGCCGCCGATCGGCCACCGCGCTTACAGCGGCATCAACCCGTATGCGCTGGGCTTCGCGATGTACAGCGATTTGCGGCGCATCTGCGAGAAGCCGACCGAGGAAGACCGGCGCTGGTTCCCTGAACTGGCGGACACCAACTGGGTCGACTCGCTGCACAACGCCATGCGCAATTTCAAGGACGAGAGCTTCATCGGCCAGTTCCTCTCGCCGAAGCTGATGCGCGACTTCCGCTTCTTCGCCATCCGCGACCAGGAGAGCGAATCGGAACTCGAAGTGGCCGCGATCCATGACGACAGCGGCTACCGCGAGTTGCGCGAATCGCTGTCACGCCAGTACGACCTCAACCACCGCGAGCCCAACATCCAGGTCTGGAGCGTCAACGTGCGCGGCGACCGCTCGCTCACGCTGCGCCACACCCAGCACAACAACCGCCCGCTACACGACGACGCGCAAGAAGTGTTGAAGCATGTCGCGCGGCTGTGGGGCTTCGAGGTGCACCTCGAAAGCGTCGACACCCAGGGCCGAGTGAGCCAGCGCAAGTCGGCGCGGCCTCAGATCACTTAA